TTGCCCCACAGCCCTCTAAAACAGGTAGACGGTTGTAAGTCGGACTCAAGCAATCATTCCTATCTGAATCTCTCTCACCTGTGTGGAAGGAGTCGTGGATTTTGATCTCTCTGGAGCTCTCCCAGATGCAGGATCACCTGCCTGCAGGGGACTTTCAGCTGACACACACTTGCCAGTGCAGGTCCCGGCCGCTTCGCTGGCAGACGGGTGGTGTTCCGAGGCCGTGGTACCAGCAGAGTTGGGATCACACCTGCTGCTCACGCTCAGCGGGGAAACAAAAGCTAACGGAGGAAAAACATCTGGCgatttttctttagagaaaactTGGCAGAAAACCTCATTGTTTTGCAGCTTCCTGTTTGGATTGGAAATCTTGCCAGGAGGCCATTTGGGATGGGACAGCCTCTTCTGCAGGGGTGGCTTATGCAGCGGGAGGTGCTGGGAGCTACCTGGTCTTTGATTAATCTTTCGCTCCATGTATTCGATAAGTGCAGTTTGCTGGATTTGCTTCAGCTCCGTCCTGGAGATACTTGAACTGGAAAGTGCCCTCCCTCTGTTTTCCAGAGTCCTTCTCCTGGCTGCCACTACATCTTGCTCAGTGATTTCATCCCTGACTTGGCTCCATGACACTTCCTTATCTGCTAGCTGATCGAGTTTCTCAGGTTCAGAATAACACAGTTTCTTTTGCTCCTTTGTTACCCTTTTCCTTCCCCCTATTCGACCTGTTTGTGGCCTTGTAATTTCTTCATCTCTGCTGAAACTTTCCAAGGATTCTAGATGAGAAGGGAAGCAAGGAACAGGCATGGCATTCTCACTGGCACTGGATAAAGAGAAAGACCTAAGGTGTTCAATTGATGGCCTTTTAGAGGCTTTCTGTCTCAGTCTAACAGGTAAACTCATCTGCAagtcttttcttttaaaggaggTTTCTCTCAGAACCTTTTTCTGAGCCACTTTAAGCTTCTCTCTATAGTCGTTCTTGAAACTCTCATCCATGGATGAAGCTGGACTCCCGAGGATGAGATCTTCCGCCTCGAGCGGGAGATCATCGGCACTGCACTGACGGTGGTGGGGGGCTCTTCCAACCGGATTGTTCTCCCTCTGTATCTCTGCACACCGCGCTGAGGCAGAGTAGCTGCTCACTGGAAATTCCTTTGGGGAGTTCCTTGAGTCCTCCTGACACTGGGTGAGCTTGTGGTGGTGCAGGATGTTGGTGGTTTTCCCCCCAGAAAGATAATAAAGCATGGGAGTCGTCTGCCTGGTTATTTGTTCACCAGCCAGATCACCCTGAAGCTCTcttaaaagctgcttttgaaattcaGGTTGATATTTCTGATAACGAACAGGCGGTTCCTCTTGTTCTAGATGCATGCTAAGCTCAGGACTGCTCTTATTagcctgtttttctttcctgacttcaCGTAAAAACTGAGATGCAGAATCCTCCTTTGGTCTGAAAAAAGACATTTGGCTCGTATTCTCACGGCACTGCTCATCTCCCTGCTCAGGCTCCTCACGGTGAGGGGGCTCCGCTCCCACAGCGCCGGAGCTGCAGGACAGCGGCGATCTCCGCGCTTTGGCTTGTGGATCCAGGAGCGCTTCCCTAACATCACTCCCAATTTTCCCGTCAGAGTCATCGTGTTGATTTTCATCTGTACAGCTGTTCACCCTCCTGGAAGCATTTTTAATCAGAAGAGCACCCTCCATGTACTTTAAGTCACAACTCTCCTCAAACACATCTTGATCCGCGTCTGAACGCGACTCGGCAGGGAGCGGGCCCTGAGCACAGGGCACGGATCCTTTCTGCTGGCGGGCTTCTGGCCCCACTCCCCTGACAGTTGGCTTAGGAACGCTGCAGGAATACTGTTTGTCTTCTTGTGTATCATTAACTGTGTCAGGGCTGGTATGCACTGGGGGGGAGGACCTGGAGTTCATCTCTTCGGGAATTTTATAAGCATGAACTGAATTATAAGCAGAAAGTATTTTAGGGACATTGCCCACAGAGTCAGTCTTTAAATATTCTTGAAAAATGAATGAAGAGGGTCTGCTGAAAATATGCGGATTGTTTCTCTTCACAGGTTGTTGGGATGGGCTGCACTCTCCATTTTCCTCCATCTTTAACCCCTGAATTTTTGATACCGATACCTCGTTTGTAGAATCAGAAGAACAGCCCTTGTTTTCCAGAGTCTTCCCCCTAGCAGCCACTCTATCTTGCTCTGTAACTTCATCCCCATGCTGACTCCTCGGTGCATCCCCATCCGCCAGCTGACTGTCCTGCAGGCCGGGAGCTGGCTGCATGCCACCCTCACTGCGTCTCCCTCTCGAGTTTTCAAGGTGTCTGGTGACTTTATAGCTATCGAGTCGCGtgggaggagaaggtggaggCGCGGCCGCAGGCGGCGGCCCCTGACCTGAAGTCCCTGGGGTAGGGGTGCTTCCACAGCGCTCAGCCAGGCCGGTGCTCTCAGAGTTACTAGGGATGCTCAGGTCTGGTGCCCTGTAGGGATGCAGGCCCCTGGGGTCAGAGTTTGCTGCGCTGACATTGTAAATACCTCTTACGTATTCTGAGTCCATGTACGGTACCTGCTCTGGAGGCAGACAGCAGTTTTCGCCATAGCATGATGGGGTGGGATACTCTGGAACGTTTGATCCCCCTGAGAAAGAGCTGTAAGCAGAGTCTGCTCTTCCGGGGAGGTGCAAGAGATGCTCTACACTGCTGATGGACTTCATTGGCGAAAGACAATTACCATTTTCCAGAGAACTCATGGGCTCTTCCAGCTCTCCAATTCTGCCACCTTGCCTGTGAGTCCATCTTTCTATCTCATTCCCAGATGAAGCCATGTTGTAGCATTTCCAGAGATCAAAGTCTGATTACATGTCCACAACCGAGTTGttagaaaagcacatttttctctGTAGTTGCATTCCAGTAAGGTCTAGAGGATCCTAAAAAGAAACATGTGAAAGACTCAGTGGGAGGACTCTGATCACACCTGGGAAGATCAGGCAGCGAGCATCACACACACGCTCAAGATGAgaatttaaaaatagtatttagaGTAGCTAGAAGTAAATTTTTGGCTTTAGTAATTATCAGGATCTTATAATTTCCTCTATCACAAAGAGAGCCACTATCTTTAATAACAAGAGTTCTCTAAATCTTCATTAAATCCAAAGCCTATACATACCATTAGATGCCCTCCCATTATGATTGCAAAACATCAAAGAACAGAATCAAAACTAGTTTCTGAATCTGCCTAGAAATAAATCTGAGGGGTTGAAAATCCCAGCTCTGATGCTGCCTAATCCCGGAGGTTCAGCGCAGCGTGCACCTGCCTGGTTGAGGCTTCCCCGTGACTCAGAGCTGCGCTTCCAAGAACACTCCCAACCGCTCGCTCTCATTTGGCTGGATCCGACCAGCAGGAGGGTTGGCAACTGTGTGGCTGCAATGACACTACACAAAGTGTCCCCCAAGCCCCACTCGTGCCTCCACGTTTCCTTTCAATCTCACATGGAAATACGAGCACAAGGACAATTAGTTGGACATGCCAGTGTCCACGGATAACTGCAGCGAACAAGCAGAACTATCAAATAAGAAATCACAATTATAATCAGCCTTATCAGCCTTCTCCCCCCTCCTTAAAGGCCTCGATTGTTTCTCAGAGAAACCAGGACCAAACCATACTTTATTTCATGAATGTGATGAAAATGGTTTGTCGTTTAAGTGAGCTTCCATGCCATTTCCATCTGTCCTCAAAAATACACATCTTGGGGAGCCTTTCCCAGAGGCTCACAGAAAGTGGCTTGATGAGAGATCGACAGAGTATCTCGATGAGAGATTCTGCTGTCAGTAAATTATagattttaaaagacagacaAATATTTTCATGGCTGATGCTAAGAGCTCTCCTGCAAACATACCAAATGTACTAGAAAAAGCACCAGCTTAGAGTTCACGTCCAACAAATACACAGTTTTTGCAGAGTCTAGAAAACGGCCCGTGTTTATCAGCAGCACACGGACTCCCCGATTGTTACACATGATGCGTGCAGGTTCAGTTGAACAAAGGAGATCTCTACAAGCAGCCCGCTCTGGAGGCCAACAGATGCCACACAGGAGATGGTCACGCTCACAGTGTGACCCCCTCAACCACCTCTGTCAGCTTCAACCCCCCTGACACGCTCAGGGCCAGCACGAGCCCCTGATAAAAGGCTGAACCTGGCAAGCCAGAGGGGTGCTCGTCAGTGACCTTGTTTACTAATTCTCATTTAAACCAGTTCTAAAGACTGATCAGttattaaaagaaagcaaataaacagtCTTGAAAACCTTTGGTGACAAGCTGCCCCAGTGACACACCTTCTGAGGAGATGCAAACTGTTTCCAAGTCCTATCAGAATATTACACgtctgttttcttcaaaaaggtTGAACTCACCTTAATCTGCGATTCCCAATACCCTACTTCTGCAGCGGGGCCTCAAAGCTGGCAGAAAGAGAGGTTTCAGGGGTGATGCTGCTGTTTAATCAAAAAACTTCACATTCCTGCCTTGTTTCAAAGACAGTCCTGGTATCATTCATTTGGAGCCAAAGCAAGAGGTGGATAGGAGCCAAAACACACAAGTTAATCTATAAAGGGAACTTGGACTGGTGGGGCACAGTAAATAAATTAACTGGTTTCTGGGAAATGAAAACAGTGTAACACTGCACAGTAGGAATTTCTGCTGGGcttttttttgaaacttcagtaaGAAACCAACTCATG
This genomic interval from Athene noctua chromosome 12, bAthNoc1.hap1.1, whole genome shotgun sequence contains the following:
- the SHROOM1 gene encoding protein Shroom1 isoform X2, encoding MASSGNEIERWTHRQGGRIGELEEPMSSLENGNCLSPMKSISSVEHLLHLPGRADSAYSSFSGGSNVPEYPTPSCYGENCCLPPEQVPYMDSEYVRGIYNVSAANSDPRGLHPYRAPDLSIPSNSESTGLAERCGSTPTPGTSGQGPPPAAAPPPSPPTRLDSYKVTRHLENSRGRRSEGGMQPAPGLQDSQLADGDAPRSQHGDEVTEQDRVAARGKTLENKGCSSDSTNEVSVSKIQGLKMEENGECSPSQQPVKRNNPHIFSRPSSFIFQEYLKTDSVGNVPKILSAYNSVHAYKIPEEMNSRSSPPVHTSPDTVNDTQEDKQYSCSVPKPTVRGVGPEARQQKGSVPCAQGPLPAESRSDADQDVFEESCDLKYMEGALLIKNASRRVNSCTDENQHDDSDGKIGSDVREALLDPQAKARRSPLSCSSGAVGAEPPHREEPEQGDEQCRENTSQMSFFRPKEDSASQFLREVRKEKQANKSSPELSMHLEQEEPPVRYQKYQPEFQKQLLRELQGDLAGEQITRQTTPMLYYLSGGKTTNILHHHKLTQCQEDSRNSPKEFPVSSYSASARCAEIQRENNPVGRAPHHRQCSADDLPLEAEDLILGSPASSMDESFKNDYREKLKVAQKKVLRETSFKRKDLQMSLPVRLRQKASKRPSIEHLRSFSLSSASENAMPVPCFPSHLESLESFSRDEEITRPQTGRIGGRKRVTKEQKKLCYSEPEKLDQLADKEVSWSQVRDEITEQDVVAARRRTLENRGRALSSSSISRTELKQIQQTALIEYMERKINQRPGSSQHLPLHKPPLQKRLSHPKWPPGKISNPNRKLQNNEVFCQVFSKEKSPDVFPPLAFVSPLSVSSRCDPNSAGTTASEHHPSASEAAGTCTGKCVSAESPLQAGDPASGRAPERSKSTTPSTQGAAGRAGGAAAPSRRCGTWRGTPSFRDPEKGGCENHEYKDSDITGGACCQDTKELTPEASIPVPRSRSKEDAEVQEECGTKSLNDNALTKCPEQQLAASPEEVTHCHTASAQPRHGAKNTAKGLVPKETSVHNSQEDILPERERDPPKRRLQSPEDQRYEALAMEIVAKDNSLVDILMPHPLRKTALDLMEGLFPVNISMLDKSHRKKGDAQRVQGNDRKNSRDGPEECPESEHDAKQRSEDPTSKGNRVLNRIRHSTNDLDDLTSKKLELISSLRAKLQSLWEERELVLSEARECAERGEELEATVRDVCKPNEFERYMMFIGDLEKVVSLLLCLSSRLARVQNAMRRIDGNTDAEEKHGRSEP
- the SHROOM1 gene encoding protein Shroom1 isoform X1, translated to MASSGNEIERWTHRQGGRIGELEEPMSSLENGNCLSPMKSISSVEHLLHLPGRADSAYSSFSGGSNVPEYPTPSCYGENCCLPPEQVPYMDSEYVRGIYNVSAANSDPRGLHPYRAPDLSIPSNSESTGLAERCGSTPTPGTSGQGPPPAAAPPPSPPTRLDSYKVTRHLENSRGRRSEGGMQPAPGLQDSQLADGDAPRSQHGDEVTEQDRVAARGKTLENKGCSSDSTNEVSVSKIQGLKMEENGECSPSQQPVKRNNPHIFSRPSSFIFQEYLKTDSVGNVPKILSAYNSVHAYKIPEEMNSRSSPPVHTSPDTVNDTQEDKQYSCSVPKPTVRGVGPEARQQKGSVPCAQGPLPAESRSDADQDVFEESCDLKYMEGALLIKNASRRVNSCTDENQHDDSDGKIGSDVREALLDPQAKARRSPLSCSSGAVGAEPPHREEPEQGDEQCRENTSQMSFFRPKEDSASQFLREVRKEKQANKSSPELSMHLEQEEPPVRYQKYQPEFQKQLLRELQGDLAGEQITRQTTPMLYYLSGGKTTNILHHHKLTQCQEDSRNSPKEFPVSSYSASARCAEIQRENNPVGRAPHHRQCSADDLPLEAEDLILGSPASSMDESFKNDYREKLKVAQKKVLRETSFKRKDLQMSLPVRLRQKASKRPSIEHLRSFSLSSASENAMPVPCFPSHLESLESFSRDEEITRPQTGRIGGRKRVTKEQKKLCYSEPEKLDQLADKEVSWSQVRDEITEQDVVAARRRTLENRGRALSSSSISRTELKQIQQTALIEYMERKINQRPGSSQHLPLHKPPLQKRLSHPKWPPGKISNPNRKLQNNEVFCQVFSKEKSPDVFPPLAFVSPLSVSSRCDPNSAGTTASEHHPSASEAAGTCTGKCVSAESPLQAGDPASGRAPERSKSTTPSTQGAAGRAGGAAAPSRRCGTWRGTPSFRDPEKGGCENHEYKDSDITGGACCQDTKELTPEASIPVPRSRSKEDAEVQEECGTKSLNDNALTKCPEQQLAASPEEVTHCHTASAQPRHGAKNTAKGLVPKETSVHNSQEDILPERERDPPKRRLQSPEDQRYEALAMEIVAKDNSLVDILMPHPLRKTALDLMEGLFPVNISMLDKSHRKKGDAQRVQGNDRKNSRDGPEECPESEHDAKQRSEDPTSKGNRVLNRIRHSTNDLDDLTSKKLELISSLRAKLQSLWEERELVLSEARECAERGEELEATVRDVCKPNEFERYMMFIGDLEKVVSLLLCLSSRLARVQNAMRRIDGNTDAEEKQSLNERHKLLSRQREDAKDLKENLDRRERVVSGILAKYLSDQRLQDYRRFVQVKTSLLIEQKDLEEQIKFFEEQLENLEKSIPL